The DNA window AGCTGCGAGAAGGAGGGCGAAGCCTCGTGCTCGAACGCTAGCGGAGGCGTCACGCCCACGCACGCCGGCAAGTCCAAAGGGGTACGTACGTCTCACTGCCTGATAGCACACCACTCGAATGTATGTATTCTAGTTGATGCCATCTGTCATTCAAACCATTATCTAATTAGTTTATGTTGTATGCTTGTGCTTCTTAGAATCACCGTTCTAGACCGGGCGTATTCAATTATAATCAAAAAGTGCTTTACTTTTTGTTCCTCGTGAACTCCAAagtgaatgaaatgaaatgactaagtgaataaaaaaatccgaAACGAAAATTGGAACAGATATAACTTTTCGTATTCTAATCAACCCAATTTGAAGTCGGTCAGTAGCAGGGtatatttatgagataaaataaaaataataagtatatgtTTACTATTCGTATGTATGTTCCGTGTAGTATGGCATTCTTGTAATAAGGTTATTTTCGCAATAAATTACTTgaagtatgtatttaatttttgtgtttaatattatctttatgtatttataataatttatataaaaatgtgacACGATTATTATGggtattttttaagttagtgTTGTTATTACTTTGTCGACTTTTAGTAATGGACTTGTGTATTTATTCATAGCCGGGTCGCAAGTCATCATCCAGCACGAGCCACGTTGTGCTAGGCAAGAACACGCCGAATTCTTCTAAGCCTCTGGGTAAGTACAATACATAtatctaacaaaaataatatctaatatatcGCAGTGTTATAaggtttcaaattgtttttacttGAATTCCTTGAGaagcttaattaaataattattgtgattaatACTAATCTCGAACACAAAAGTTGTTCTTTTGTAGTCAATAAAACCGTATTGATATCGATTTGTATACAGCAACGTTTTATGTGGGTgttacgatttatttttagatttataatcGACTGATTTTCCTCATGTTTGCGAGCTTTATTTCCAACATTTAGATGTTTAGTTACTGTGTTCAAATTATAAGGCTATCAAAATTACATatatagttttcttttaaaattttaaaataaactaataattggATATTTTCACATCGACACCGGCAGACTTAATGTTAAATGAAGCCGCTGCGGAATCCGGACATGCCACTCGCAAACACAAGTCTTCAGAAAAAAGTTTGTTTCGCTTGTTCTGGTCTATGATTGTCGCATGGTAGTTCGTATCGATGTTGAATAGATGTAAGAAACAGATCAATGCGAGGAAGCTCTAGCTTATCGAATTCTACGTTGAAATGACGCAGTCGATTCAAGAACAACGCATAGTAACATGTCGCTCTCTGTTGTCATGTTGTCTTTGTCGTTGAGTGCAATGACAGAGAGAAATTACATTATAGAACGACACTTATGTAAGTGTCGGTTTTGCATGCGTCCATAATATCATTTAAATGATTGGCATTGGGAAATGGACgggattttgttttgaaaaacaacattttatggGTGGTATTGGCATTAAATTGGCTAGTTAAAATTTTGGTGAAGGATTTGCACGATTTTAAAAGGCGATGTTCATGTAGGACGGaccttaattttgtttgttgctGTTGTGGCTGGAATTAATAAATTACGCAACCTTGTTTTACAAATTGTGCTTAAATTCCAAGTCGAGACGATTttggatagtttttaatttcgGGACTGATAAAAGGACATAAACTTGATAATCGTGATATCATAAGTCATTAAAGAGCTTCTTTGTATGGATCCAAACTAGATTTCTTTGTCTTACCACAAAAAAAGACATCTGTaaacttataaaactaaatttttgtGATAAGACCGTATGAAAGTTTTACTCGAATAatcaatttatacaaattatgaATCGCATTTTCATGAAAGACATTGTTAGAAAATgtagatttttgtttataataggTAAGTTCTCGGTTTTTTGTTTAGCGGTTTTGCATGCTGTtaagaattatttgttttaaatgttttgtttttaagttgtgAAATATGAATTTGTCATCAGTAAAGGCATCTAGTAgacatgtataatataataagtgtaatatgtaattataaataattttatttataaataatgctttaCTAACCAGTGTTGCTATACGAATTGTTGTAGTAATTAAcgtatcaattattttatggtaaaatttagtttttttttataaaaccagtGGTATACCACAGACCTGTTTAAAATGTGCGATTGAACGCATTTCGCTGTTTGGCTGACaatctgaataaaaatagtCGAGGccaaataaagtaaaaacgtACGTGTTGAAGGTATGTGGTATCCCTCTACCCCAGCCGTACTTTAAAAACCAACATGTTATTGCCGTTACTTATTCTATTCAAACCACATCAGATAAGAAGAAGCCGTCTCCTTCTCGCCGCGGGTCGTCGGCCGGTGACGGTGGGTCCGGCAGCAAGAGCAGCACGCCGGCACCCTCGCCGCAACACACAACTGACTCCAACTCCGCTCAGATGGCTAAAGGTATCactatattagtatttttgtaaataagaccATTGCTGAAGATAATTAAGTCATACAAACGTTAGAACACTTATCTTAACTACAACACACTTTATTACAGTAAACAGGCccaaaattgacaaataaaaaccaagaaGAGTTACGTTAACACTAGGATTCCTAAAACTCAACcgagatttttatgtttaatttaaacgcATTTCAATTATTTGCATGAATTGTTGTGGTGAATTTTAAACTCACTGATGCACCACGCCCATACGACGGTATTGAAATATTATCTGACACCTCTCACATTAAGTCCGCCTTGAACGTCGCTGCTAATCTTAATTATGCGTCTGTCTCAAGTTGCTATCAGTGAGCTAAGTATTTAGTAGTAGGGcttgaaaatattaagtaatgttTACTTGCACTCCACAAAGTCATATAAACTATTCTGACCTGTTCCGGCTTAACCTAAATAACATGCCAAAATAGTTTTAGCCTAAAAATTGATTTCTCTACTTCAGACGTTATTTGAAAGCCCCTTTACAATTATTTGTGCTGTAAAAGAGGTACATTAATGTCCAGTAATCATTAACATTTCGTAAATAAACCGTCCTTTTCTATCTAATTAAACacagcaaaattattttatgatatttatttccttttatctctaataaataaatattttaaattagttgttCGTTCAGTTCTTTAAAGGATAAGACATGCAAAAAGTACTAAGACAACAGAAGATGTAGGAGTTATAACATCATATCTGTTACAGCGTCCGGTAGCTCAACGCCCGCCGGTCCATCGAAGGCAACCCCGCCGCCTGTGGCCTCGCCCAGCGCTAACAAGACAGTGGAACCCGTCGGAGTCATCAGTTCCGTTGCACAAGCCGTGGCTTCTGTCTCAACCATCACAACCGTTCCTACTAGGTAAGCGACTTTTTGGACCGGTTTGCCTGGTACAAGAGCTTATATTATTCTGTCAAAAAACATGACAACTGTCGTCATCGAGGTTCTTTTTTGTATTCCCTAAAAAACGATGATACCCCTTAATTTTACATACTTCCTGACATCTGACTAGTCAGCCTATTCTTTTGTATAGTCAAACATTATTATAGCTGTTTCATATGTAGAAACTGTCTTTAAAAACAGAATATCTACCAAAACCATGATATCTAGGcgtgatattaaaaaatcgttttcaaTAGTGCCCCGAGCGCGCCAGCTACACCAGCCCCTGCGCCGCCCACCGCTTACCAAGAGTCTGTGATCACGAACACCGAGTTTGTGGAGACCAAACAAACTAAGAAGAGGAAGGCTGTGTCAGCAGCTAACAACATGAACACGCCCGTCGATTACACATCCACCACTCCACCGACTGGGGTAAGATGGCTAGCTAAATACAGGGTGATTGGTTATGCAATTGAGGTATTCCAAGATTAATTATGCTCCCAAGAGAACGTATTACACATGGCGCCAACACAAACTCCTCACGAGTCTcaaaaattgtgttttcttaTACATGTATAtctattataatacttatttgtgtaaatattgacCATGGAATCGAAGACTCGAGCGCGTCACTTATAAAAAACAATCCTTTGGTCTGaacacaattaataaataattaaacttcttGTATCGAAAGAACTAGTCTGATCTTTTAAACGGCAAAAACAAAGTTGTAATGAATGGTTGGCTTTGTAGGCGGGTGAGGGCACTTCACAGAGCAGTGCCGCTTGGGAGGCTGCTCACGCACCGGCTGACGTACAGCTGGATTCCGTtgacaaagttattaaaaaggtATCAATTAATCATCCAACTTCATTTCGAAAATATCATGCTAATAAGGCAACAATCGCATTTGGTTTTTGGGTCATCAAAGCTTGAAGTAGAAATCAAATGCTGTTCTTGCTATTCTGTAAACTTATACTTCGTTGTAAATTACTTATTCATTGCTCATAGCATCATCTTAGTAGTCCCATTTCAAAAGTATCATACCAAAGCCAATAATACCATATTAAGCTCCATGATGAATTAATCATCTTCTAGCAAATTCATAAGCACTcgtatcaaacaaaaaaacctgCAATCATTTATAATACACACCATCAGCATTAAAAGCCGAATGACAAACATTGTTTAGAAAGTGCATGACGATACCAATATGTTATGATCTGAGTTAATATGTTTCTAATCACTCACCATTTCAGTTATGATTtcttatttcgattttattatttttgattgtttgcCTTCATTTAGGTCAAAACTGAAGGTCCAGAAGGTATACCTGTACCGACCTCGCACTTTGCTAGTGtgagcgccgcgccgccgctgccgccgccaCCGCCCGCTCACAGCCCAGCTTCGAACCCTAGTCCAAGGTACGTGAttgtgaacatattttttaccaaatcAGTGGGCAGCTgaagtcattattgtaacgttttaaagtggaaaggaaaacggcctatttgaaataaaaactcttgaTTTAGTATTTGTACGTTCAAAATAGTTGATGACAAGAAGACAGGGACAtcacaataaaacttttgtttacaATGATTTGTTGGcatattttcttaatgttaAAAACCATTGTGTTCCCATGTAATACTTAAGCACATCCATTGCAAGactgggcaatgtttaatactCCTTA is part of the Trichoplusia ni isolate ovarian cell line Hi5 chromosome 7, tn1, whole genome shotgun sequence genome and encodes:
- the LOC113495707 gene encoding protein AF-17-like isoform X4 — translated: MKEMVGGCCVCSDERGWPDNPLVYCDGNGCTVAVHQACYGIVTVPTGPWYCRKCESPDTKTKVRCELCPSKSGALKRSDTGGWAHVVCALYIPEVRFGNVTSMEPIVLRLIPPERYNKTCYICQDLGKNHRANAGACMQCNKSGCKQQFHVTCAQGLGLLCEEAGNYLDNVKYCGYCQHHYSKLFTNHDVTIIAKKKGGNVKTIPPYKPVSHDSQSSDSSCEKEGEASCSNASGGVTPTHAGKSKGPGRKSSSSTSHVVLGKNTPNSSKPLDLMLNEAAAESGHATRKHKSSEKNKKKPSPSRRGSSAGDGGSGSKSSTPAPSPQHTTDSNSAQMAKASGSSTPAGPSKATPPPVASPSANKTVEPVGVISSVAQAVASVSTITTVPTSAPSAPATPAPAPPTAYQESVITNTEFVETKQTKKRKAVSAANNMNTPVDYTSTTPPTGAGEGTSQSSAAWEAAHAPADVQLDSVDKVIKKVKTEGPEGIPVPTSHFASVSAAPPLPPPPPAHSPASNPSPRHLPSPMPGPSGINHVSNIRSPSNPPQVPLPEMPGPSSSHIFHQPQKQVSLFIQFTIPYSLFGPV